A single Rubrivivax gelatinosus IL144 DNA region contains:
- the lon gene encoding endopeptidase La has protein sequence MSGHPTLPSDPITLPLLPLRDVVVFPHMVIPLFVGRPKSIKALEAAMESGRQIMLVAQKAAGKDEPKADDMFEIGCVSSILQMLKLPDGTVKVLVEGLQRAHTVTITDSGEHFVGTVAPITAPADSSPEIEALRRAVTQQFDQYVKLNKKIPPEILTSIAGIDDPGRLADTIAAHLPLKLEAKQAVLDLFATAPRLEKLLELLEHEVDILQVEKRIRGRVKRQMEKSQREYYLNEQVKAIQKELGDGEEGADLEELEKKIAAARMTKEARKKAESELKKLKLMSPMSAEATVVRNYIDTLVNLPWAKKSKIKHDLANAETVLNEDHFGLEKVKDRILEYLAVQQRVDKVKAPILCLVGPPGVGKTSLGQSVARATGRKFVRMALGGMRDEAEIRGHRRTYIGSMPGKVLQSLSKVAVRNPLFLLDEIDKLGMDFRGDPSSALLEVLDPEQNHTFSDHYVEVDFDLSDVMFVATSNSMNIPPALLDRMEVIRLAGYTEDEKLNIAQRYLLPKQQKNNGVADGEMEVTESALRGIIRYYTREAGVRSLEREISKICRKVVKGIQLKTYDGKVVVSEDNLNDFLGVRKYDFGRAEKQNQVGQVVGLAWTEVGGDLLTIEAAVMPGKGNIIRTGQLGDVMKESVEAARSVVRSRARRLGIKDELFEKRDIHIHVPDGATPKDGPSAGAAMTTAFVSALTGIPVRADVAMTGEITLRGEVTAIGGLKEKLLAAHRGGIKTVLIPEENVKDLQEIPENAKNNLEIVPVKWIDRVLEIALEKVPEPLPEEEVSAKDAAPEAAVTPVVGSDALPH, from the coding sequence ATGTCCGGACATCCCACCCTGCCGAGCGACCCCATCACGCTGCCGCTGCTGCCGCTGCGAGATGTCGTGGTGTTCCCGCACATGGTCATCCCGCTGTTCGTCGGGCGCCCGAAGTCGATCAAGGCGCTGGAAGCGGCGATGGAATCGGGCCGGCAGATCATGCTCGTGGCCCAGAAGGCCGCCGGCAAGGACGAGCCCAAGGCCGACGACATGTTCGAGATCGGCTGCGTGTCGAGCATCCTGCAGATGCTCAAGCTGCCTGACGGCACCGTGAAGGTGCTGGTCGAAGGCCTGCAGCGCGCCCACACCGTCACGATCACCGACTCCGGCGAGCACTTCGTCGGCACGGTCGCGCCGATCACCGCGCCGGCCGACAGCTCGCCCGAGATCGAGGCCCTGCGCCGCGCCGTGACGCAGCAGTTCGACCAGTACGTCAAGCTCAACAAGAAGATCCCGCCGGAGATCCTGACCTCGATCGCCGGCATCGACGATCCGGGCCGCCTGGCCGACACGATCGCCGCGCACCTGCCGCTCAAGCTCGAGGCCAAGCAGGCCGTGCTCGACCTGTTCGCCACCGCGCCGCGGCTGGAGAAGCTGCTCGAGCTGCTCGAGCACGAGGTCGACATCCTGCAGGTCGAAAAGCGCATCCGCGGCCGCGTCAAGCGGCAGATGGAGAAGAGCCAGCGCGAGTACTACCTGAACGAGCAGGTCAAGGCGATCCAGAAGGAACTCGGCGACGGCGAAGAAGGTGCCGACCTCGAGGAACTCGAGAAGAAGATCGCCGCCGCGCGCATGACCAAGGAAGCGCGCAAGAAGGCCGAGTCGGAGCTGAAGAAGCTCAAGCTGATGTCGCCGATGTCCGCCGAGGCGACCGTCGTGCGCAACTACATCGACACGCTGGTCAACCTGCCCTGGGCGAAGAAGTCCAAGATCAAGCACGACCTGGCGAACGCCGAGACTGTGCTCAACGAAGACCACTTCGGCCTGGAGAAGGTCAAGGACCGCATCCTCGAGTACCTCGCGGTGCAGCAGCGTGTCGACAAGGTCAAGGCGCCGATCCTGTGCCTCGTGGGCCCCCCGGGCGTCGGCAAGACCTCGCTCGGCCAGAGCGTGGCGCGCGCCACCGGCCGCAAGTTCGTGCGCATGGCGCTGGGCGGCATGCGCGACGAGGCCGAGATCCGCGGCCACCGCCGCACCTACATCGGCTCGATGCCGGGCAAGGTGCTGCAGAGCCTGAGCAAGGTCGCGGTGCGCAATCCGCTGTTCCTGCTCGACGAGATCGACAAGCTGGGCATGGATTTCCGCGGCGACCCGTCGTCGGCGTTGCTGGAAGTGCTCGACCCCGAGCAGAACCACACCTTCAGCGACCATTACGTCGAGGTCGACTTCGACCTGTCGGACGTGATGTTCGTCGCGACGTCCAACTCGATGAACATCCCGCCGGCGCTGCTCGACCGGATGGAAGTCATCCGCCTGGCCGGCTATACCGAGGACGAGAAGCTCAACATCGCCCAGCGCTACCTGCTGCCCAAGCAGCAGAAGAACAACGGCGTGGCCGACGGCGAGATGGAAGTCACCGAGTCGGCGCTGCGCGGCATCATCCGCTACTACACGCGTGAAGCCGGCGTGCGTTCGCTCGAGCGCGAGATCTCCAAGATCTGCCGCAAGGTGGTCAAGGGCATCCAGCTCAAGACCTACGACGGCAAGGTCGTCGTCTCCGAGGACAACCTCAACGACTTCCTGGGCGTGCGCAAGTACGACTTCGGTCGTGCCGAGAAGCAGAACCAGGTCGGCCAGGTGGTCGGTCTGGCCTGGACCGAGGTCGGCGGCGACCTGCTGACCATCGAGGCGGCGGTGATGCCCGGCAAGGGCAACATCATCCGCACCGGCCAGCTCGGCGACGTGATGAAGGAGTCGGTCGAGGCGGCCCGCTCGGTGGTGCGCTCGCGCGCCCGCCGCTTGGGCATCAAGGACGAACTCTTCGAGAAGCGCGACATCCACATCCACGTGCCCGACGGCGCGACGCCCAAGGACGGCCCGAGCGCGGGTGCGGCGATGACGACGGCCTTCGTCTCGGCGCTGACCGGCATCCCGGTGCGGGCCGACGTCGCGATGACCGGCGAGATCACGCTGCGTGGCGAGGTCACGGCGATCGGCGGCCTGAAGGAGAAGCTGCTCGCGGCGCACCGCGGCGGCATCAAGACCGTGCTGATCCCCGAGGAGAACGTCAAGGATCTCCAGGAGATTCCGGAGAACGCGAAGAACAACCTCGAAATCGTGCCGGTCAAGTGGATCGACCGCGTGCTCGAGATCGCGCTCGAGAAGGTGCCCGAGCCGCTGCCCGAGGAAGAGGTCAGTGCCAAGGACGCCGCGCCGGAAGCCGCGGTGACGCCGGTCGTCGGTTCCGATGCCCTGCCGCACTGA
- a CDS encoding OmpA family protein, which produces MTADDEIDGDAEHGAPVWAVFGDLMSGLLGAFVLILVCAIGLQLDLAERLRTEVQQRQAEAQRREALEHALAVPLAAGRVTLAGGRIGISGNVLFAFNSAELQPEGRQLLKSLAGPLAAYLSARDEVLMVSGFTDDRQVRDGGRARFADNWELSAQRALTVTRALIEDGVPSSAVFAAAFGAEQPVASNADAAGRALNRRVEIAPTPRRAADTAR; this is translated from the coding sequence ATGACCGCCGACGACGAGATCGACGGCGACGCCGAGCACGGCGCGCCGGTCTGGGCGGTCTTCGGCGACCTGATGTCGGGGCTGCTCGGCGCCTTCGTGCTGATCCTCGTCTGCGCCATCGGCCTGCAGCTGGACCTGGCCGAACGCCTGCGCACCGAGGTGCAGCAGCGCCAGGCCGAAGCCCAGCGCCGCGAGGCGCTGGAGCACGCGCTGGCGGTGCCACTGGCGGCCGGCCGCGTGACGCTGGCCGGCGGGCGCATCGGCATCAGCGGCAACGTGCTGTTCGCTTTCAACTCGGCCGAACTGCAGCCCGAGGGACGCCAGCTGCTGAAGAGCCTGGCCGGCCCGCTGGCGGCCTACCTGTCGGCGCGCGACGAAGTGCTGATGGTCAGCGGCTTCACCGACGACCGCCAGGTGCGCGACGGCGGCCGCGCGCGCTTCGCCGACAACTGGGAGCTGTCGGCGCAACGTGCGCTGACGGTCACGCGGGCGCTGATCGAAGACGGCGTGCCCTCGTCGGCGGTGTTCGCCGCGGCCTTCGGCGCCGAGCAACCGGTGGCCTCGAACGCCGACGCCGCCGGGCGCGCGCTCAACCGGCGCGTGGAGATCGCGCCGACGCCGCGGCGGGCGGCCGACACGGCGCGATGA
- a CDS encoding DUF2894 domain-containing protein, translating into MNAAADEDVFAALAARRAAPGAEPVALAVAEALARRAAAAEGETRRLLLARLQRRIDAISNVPAVPEAASAPPPWAGLCSLVDRLGRAEAPPPRSQVRAPAPPPLKTVAALQPTVGRLKTEHRLRQARAQVPENAGPLHSSRVVHRMLQTLHADAPAYLQALSASVEALAELERAFEASLRPAGRESRGEKRRQR; encoded by the coding sequence ATGAACGCAGCGGCCGACGAAGACGTTTTCGCGGCCCTGGCCGCACGCCGCGCCGCGCCCGGTGCCGAGCCGGTCGCATTGGCCGTCGCCGAAGCGCTGGCGCGCCGTGCCGCGGCGGCCGAGGGTGAGACGCGCCGGCTGCTACTGGCACGCCTTCAGCGGCGCATCGACGCGATCTCGAACGTGCCGGCGGTGCCGGAAGCCGCTTCGGCGCCCCCGCCCTGGGCCGGTCTGTGCTCGCTGGTCGACCGCCTGGGCCGCGCCGAAGCGCCGCCGCCGCGCAGCCAGGTGCGCGCGCCGGCACCGCCGCCGCTGAAGACCGTCGCCGCGCTGCAGCCCACCGTCGGCCGGCTGAAGACCGAACACCGCTTGCGCCAGGCGCGTGCCCAGGTGCCCGAGAACGCCGGGCCGCTGCATTCGTCGCGGGTCGTGCACCGCATGCTGCAGACGCTGCATGCCGACGCGCCGGCCTATCTGCAGGCGCTGAGCGCCAGCGTCGAGGCGCTGGCCGAATTGGAGCGAGCGTTCGAAGCCAGCCTGCGGCCGGCGGGGCGTGAATCGCGAGGCGAGAAACGCCGTCAGCGCTGA